From the genome of Triticum aestivum cultivar Chinese Spring chromosome 1A, IWGSC CS RefSeq v2.1, whole genome shotgun sequence:
TGTGTTGTCCATACTAACTTTCAAACCCAAGTCCAATTAGCTAGCAACAAGAAAATATACGAGACATTGCTGTGTTGGAATATTATTGCATATGAACATATAAGGGATATATCTGCTTCTACATTAGAACATCTCCTTAGCTTAGTTGGTTAGCTCGCGCGCTTGGTGCCCTGTGGTCTTGGGTTCAAATCCCCAGCCTCCCAAGTTTTGTTCTCTTTTTCTCATGCGCTCCTTACAAATGGGATAGGGGTAGTTTCGTCATCTAACTTCAGTCAACGTTTATTGACCAAACGGTAACGGTGAAAAATGGTCTTTTTGAGCTTGATCTAATAGAAtagtggcatttttgagtagtgaaAATGTTTAGTGCCAAAACTGAGTAGCGTTAGACAGCCGGTGGCAAAACTGATAAAAaccctaaaaataaaaataaagccaTATAACATGTGTGTGATTGGCTTGAAGCTCGATCAAGTACAAATCTTAACCACACAAAATAAATATTGTTGACATCTCATACATTCTATGAGGATAATTGGTTCGATGGTAATATTTGGCATTGCCAATACTTGGCAAGCCAAAACATGGTTTATACAAGATATAATTTTCTCCTCCACAATGGAGAAATATGTCATGCAAGTACAAACATTCCATCTGAAACATACGCCAAAACTCGCTGACACTGACTACAGCTACAAATATTTGCAACACTGACTGACTACTACCAGCCTGCCCGGCGGCCATTGCCCATTTGCTACTCTGCTTCTGTCATGGCGCCTCCCCTGTTTTCTGGATGTAATTGGTGCCTGTTCATCTGAATCCTCTTCGGTTCATTCTGGCCTCCAAGTGCACTTGCGCGCGAGTAAAAAGCATGTGAACTTCGCTTCTTACTTGTGCAGGCCGAGGGACATCGTCGTGACGAGGAGGCACGTCAGCGACGTTGTGACGGCCGTCGTGCTCTTGCTGCCCGGCATCATCGCCGTGGCGGAGCTGATGCTGCCGCCGTAGTCCGGAGGCGACATGGACCCGTAGAGAGGAGGGGAGTTGTAGTAGCCGCCAGGACCAGGAGGGGAGTTGTAGGAGCCCCCGGGAGGGGATCCGAACATCGGGGCCACCGGGGTCACCGGATTCGTCGTGTTCAGGATGGATGCACCGGTGCTGCATGCATGCCAGTCGTCGCTCCGATCAGACAAAGAAAAGGGAAGACGGCGGCTTAGTTAGGAATTGATGGTTACCAACCTGGTGGATGGGTACTTGCAGGAGGTGGTGCTGGGATCGGTGCTGGTGAGGATGGCGGCGCCGGCGAAGTCGCAGCTGGTCTGGACGGGGTTCTTCGAAGATTTTTTTAGGTTTTGAGAGATCGAAAGCCAGGCGAAAGCGATCGTTGTGGCCGGCGCCGCCTCCGCAGCCTATCCTCCCGCTCGCTCCCTCCAGATCGAACTGCACCCCGATCCCAACCCTCCCGATCTCCTGAGCACCCGATCCCAACCCTTCCGCTCGCTCCCTGCCTCCGTACGAACACTACAGCCAGGTCCTCCAGATCGCTAACCCACGCTGCTCGGGGTGGGATGGAGACTCGCGGGCGCCGCCTAACGCTGGCGATCCGGCCTACCGTGCCCTCACCGGCGTCGTCCTACAAGCCAGGGGGTTCCAGTGGATCTCGGTTCTCATGCCTCGGCTCGGATTATGGATCTTCCGATGAGAAGGGCGGGCCGGCCGTTGGGATCAGGATGGCGATGGATGTGCTAGCTGATGATGAGATATCTACAGAGTGGACCCAAGTGGTTCGCCGGAGAAGGAAGACGGAGGCTGAGATCGTGCAGGAATTTTGGAAGGATGCCGGGTTTCCAACCCCGGCGTCGCGGTTCTGGGAGAGACAATCGTCCTCACCGTCGGAGACTACCTCAGGCCACGCAGGTATGGAGTTGATGTCTTGCAGGATTCAGATCGATGCCATGGAAGATGGGACGAAGGATCAGTCAAGGGATACACCACCAATTGGATCAACGACGACTACATCGCCACGCAGGAGAACTCCATCCTCGGCGTCTGGCTTGAGGGTGTCACGCGCTCCTCAGATGGGCGCATGGAGAGGCCCCCTGCCGCCGCGCCGGATCACGCCGCCGCCCGTGTTGGGCCAGTTCTTGGCTGCGGCCAAGCACGTGCCCGCAGTGGTTCGCGGTGGCTCTCCAGCGTTGGCTCTGTCGCCCAGATCGGCGGGATTGACGGAGACACGATCAACGCCTATTCAAAATGCTGCTGAGTCAACGGGTGGACCCATATTGCATAATTTTACATGGGCATATCTACATCGGCGTATGAAGGCCTTGTGGTCGGGCTACCCAATGGCGTCTCGGCCGCCAGTTTCGTCCAAGTCGACAGCGACCTCATCGTCAACGTCCCCCCTGCCAACGATGTCTTCAACTCCTGCTGCCGGCGTAGTCCGCTCCTTCGTGGCTGTTGCGGCGTCTCCGCCACGCCCAGTAGCGACCCCGCCCAGATCAGCGGGATTAACGGAGACGCGATCGGCGCCGATTCAAAATCCTGTTGAGTCAAGGGGTGGGACCACGTTGCATGATTTTACATGGGCTTATCTACGTCGGCGTATGAAGGTCTTGTGGTCGGACTATCCAATGGCGTCTCGGCCGTGAGAGGACACGAAGGATCGGTCACACATACATGCAACTGGACAGATGCCAACCATGCAGTACAAGCTGATGGGTAATACAAAGGACGTGCATGTCCAGCCTTCTCATATGCATGCACTACGTCCGGTGCCATTCCAGTCGACCGAGCAGCTGGGAAACACCCAGCCGTCCCACATGCATGCGCTCGGGCTGATGCCACTCCAGCCAACCGAGCACCTGGGCAGCACGCGGGTTGCACCCGCCCAGCCGACAAGCGTCCAGGTGGCGGACACGATAGTTGGTTTGGAAGGTCCGGTCCTGGGAGGCTGCGTCCCCGACCCGACCGTCCCTGTTCAGGAGCTGGTGGAGCCGTGCAGAGCCGcttcatcatcaacaacgatgACCTCTTCTACACCGACCATTACGACACCAACATTCACGTCTTCGACGCTTGCTGTTGGAGATGGGATTTCTACACCACCATCATCCCCTCCGTCGGCAGCCACGCACTCGCAACAACCATCGCCCGAGGTAACGCCGGTCCCTAACACGCTTCTAACGGCGGCCTCGTCGCTAGAGCCGGCGGTTGAGACTCTCGGGGAGGGGGTTGCTACTTCACCATCATCCCCTCCTTCAGCAGTAGAGCCAGCGCCACGACCACAATTGGGGTTGACTCCTACACGCCGAAGTTGTCGGCATACGGTTGCCGAAGATGGTTCTATGGACACGTATGAGGACTCCTTAACCAAGGCTATGCGGCGTAAAGCAGCACACAACCTTGACAATCGAGGTATTATGTCGTCATCCAAATCCTTTTTAGCCTTTTCCAATACCACCATCATTTCTAAGTTGAATAATGTGGGTGTTAGTATTGGAAAGAATCAGAAGGAGATTTCTATTTCGACTAACGCTTTGAAACATTTGGAATATGATCGATTAAAAGTTACTCCACGTATTTCTAGCAAGTCTTATGTCTCCCGTACTGATGAGGAGGAGTTGCATGCCACATCAGATGGTCAGCTACTCTCTCATTTAGTAGGGGCGGTTTCGGACGTGGGTCTAGATGAACCCGGGCTTAGTTCATTGATTGAGCTTACATCATCCGGACGTAAATCAAAGACCGCACGTTCAAAAAAGATAGTAAGTCCCATAAGAGGGCAAAGTGTTCTAAATCTCCCATTGTTTCCTCATGAATGAAATGTTTTTTAATAGCAGAGGTCTTCGTGACTTGGCTAAACATTTATTCATTGCAGAATGTAATAGGGAATACAATTTTGATTTTTGGCTATCTCTGAAACGGGGAGACGTGATTTCTCAGTAAGTCTGCTTAACCGTCTTTCTGGCGGGATAGACTTTACTTGGGTTTCGCGACCGCCTAGAGGTCATTCTGGGGGCATTTTACTTGGCGTAAATACAGGAACTATGGATGTTTTGGCTAGTTCGAATGGTGAGTTTCACGTTAAACTCCATATTCGCAGCAAGGCCGACAACTTCACATGGACCCTCGTCGCCGTGTATGGGGCAGCCCAGGATGAGTTCAAGGCCGATTTTCTTCGTGAATTGGTTAATCTGGCGAAAGATAATCCCTATCCTATTCTTATAGGTGGGGATTTCAACTTGCTTCGATTTCCAAATGAGAAAAGCCGTGGTAGGTTCGATAatcattggcctttccttttcaaTGTTGTCATCGACAGTCTAGATTTGCGAGAGGTTTCTATGATTGGAAGACAATTCATGTGGGCGAACAGTTTTCCGAAACCGACATATGAGAAACTAGATCGTGTTTTAATGGATACCGACTGGGAAtcaaaatttcctatggtttctgTTCGTGCTCTACCTCGTATCGAGGCTATACCAGACCACGCACCCATTCTTCTAACTACTGGGTTGCCACGACCATAATATAGACGCAAGTTCAAGTTCGAACTTGGGTGGTTGCTTCAGGATGGCTTCCATGACATGGTCAAGGAGGTGTGCGAGAAACCAGTCGTCGGGCCTACCCCAATACACAGATGGAATAACAAAATGCGTGCATTACGTAAATTCCTTGGTGGTTGGGCCAGGCATACAGTGGGTATCCTCAAAAAGGAGAAGCTTCGTCTTTCATCTATCATTGATGAATTAGAAGCTTTAGCAGAGGTTAGACCTCTATCTGAGCATGAAATCGAACTCAAGAATCATTCGAATGCACAGATAGCTAATATGCTGCGTGAAGAGGAACTCAAATGGTACCAATATTCTAACTCTCAATTTATCCTGAAAGGTGATTCGAATACTAGATATTTCCATGGAGTCGCCAATGGCAGACACCGGAAGAAAATTATTCATTCCCTACAACAGGATGAGGGAGTGATTGAGGGGCATGAGCAACTTAAATCTTATATCACTAATTATTATAAAAATCTGTTCGGAGCCCAGAGGAAGGAAACTTCTCGATGGATGAGACCCGAACAGATGACATCCCTCAGGTCTCTGATGAGGAAAACAACCTTCTAACAGCCCCATACTCCgaggaggaagttagaaaggcGGTTTTCCTAATGGAGTATAACAAAGCCCCGGGTCCGGATGGTTTTCCCGCTGAGTTCTATCAGAAATTCTGGGAAGTCATCAAACCGGATCTCCTACTTTTGTTTACCGAGCTACATGCTGGCCAACTAGAATTGTTTCGCTTAAACTTCGGTGAGattattttattacctaaggttaatgaggctgaaaggatacaacaatatagacctatttgcctccttaatgttagttttaaaatattcacgaAGGTTGCGACTATTAGGCTGAATTTCGTTGCTGAACATGTGGTTCGGCCTTCACAGACAGCTTTTATGCAAGGCAGACACATCCTAGATGGAGTTGTTATCCTTCATGAAACAGTCCATGAATTACACCGGAAAAAGTTAAATGGGGTGGTACTCAAAAtagactttgaaaaggcttatgacaaagtcaagtgGCATTTTCTTCAACAAactctcagaatgaaaggattttctgCAGAGTGGCGCGCGATGATCCATAGCTTCGTTTCtggaggtagtgttgccattaagGTCAATGATGACGTTGGACACTATTTCCAAACGAAGAAGGGATTGCGACAGGGTGACTCGAtatcgcccatgctattcaatatagtggcggatatgctagtggtcatgattgagcgtgccaaggttgatggccaaattgatggggtagtaaatcatctagttgatggtggtctctctatacttcaatatgctgatgatacgattctcttcatggatcatgacctcgagaaagcaagaaatctgaaactgattttatcagcattcgagcaactctcgggtctaaagatcaattttcataaaagtgaattgttttgcttCGGCGAGGCTCAAGACGAGGCCCACCTGTACGCTGAACTGTTCGGATGCGGGTTGGGTCAGTTTCcgatcacatatttggggataccgatacattatcggagactcacaaatgctgaatggaaacacgttgaggagagactgcaaaaaagacttagcagttggaaaggtaaactgctgtctctgggtggaagattggtcctcataaattcagtacttagtaatatggtactatatatgatttccttcttccagttACCGAAAGGAGTTTTATATAGATTGGATTACTTCcgatcaagatttttttggcaaggagatagcgagagaaagaaatatcgactggctaaatggagtgtggtttgccgtcccaaagaccaaggcgggttgggcattcatgaccttgaggttaagaatagggccctcctcggcaaatggttgtttaaattagtaacggaagatggtgtatggcaaaccctcctaaGGAGGAAATATGTGGGTTTCAAGGCGGTATCCCAAGTATATTGGAAGCCTGGGGATTCCCACTTTTGGGCAGGTCTAATggctacgaagaaatatttcttctgctATGGATTCTTCTCGATTAAGGACggctcggaaattagattctgggagaacaagtggctaggaaatgccacactccgggaacaatatccagctctatacaacattgtgcgCCACAAAGGTGGTACTATCGCCACGGTAATGGAATCATTTTCGccaaatgtgacgttcagaagAGACTTAATTGGACCCAGACTCCATTCGTGGAATATCCTGCTCCAACGGTTGTCCACGGTGCAAttgtcacatgggtctgatgtaTTCCGATGGAACCTCCATGGAAATGGACAATTCTCAGTGGATTCTATGTATAGAGTGTTAATCCAGTCCGATGTGCCAGTTGTTTATAATAAGAAGATCTgaaagatgaagatacctcttaagaataaaatctttgcatggtatcttcgtcgcggagtcattcttactaaagataaccttattaagaggaattggcataGAAGCCCGCAATGTGTATTTTGTCACCATGgggagacaataaaacatttattcttccaatgcaaattgactcgttctatatggtcagtcatc
Proteins encoded in this window:
- the LOC123182399 gene encoding leucine-rich repeat extensin-like protein 5; its protein translation is MPTMQYKLMGNTKDVHVQPSHMHALRPVPFQSTEQLGNTQPSHMHALGLMPLQPTEHLGSTRVAPAQPTSVQVADTIVGLEGPVLGGCVPDPTVPVQELVEPCRAASSSTTMTSSTPTITTPTFTSSTLAVGDGISTPPSSPPSAATHSQQPSPEVTPVPNTLLTAASSLEPAVETLGEGVATSPSSPPSAVEPAPRPQLGLTPTRRSCRHTVAEDGSMDTYEDSLTKAMRRKAAHNLDNRGYL